Proteins from a genomic interval of Nitrospina gracilis Nb-211:
- a CDS encoding squalene/phytoene synthase family protein, whose product MQDWEYCRQMLPKVSRTFALNIAVLKDNLYRSILTAYLFCRIVDTVEDAAELDPRIKIRLLQEFSHIIEDPDYRASNLARWVEECRAVDGSENDLDLLLNTPRVFNVFDSLRVNHREQIIPSVSRMARGMAYFQQKFSYNEITLLEDEHELEEYCYFVAGLVGEMLCNLFFQEIPHLSPKAKETMQRTAVSFGLGLQMTNISKDIIVDRGRGWSYIPRSYITGQGLTVEEFNAGTSINRNLEVMERLLHKTLGHLEDALRFTLAIPRSETRIRLFCIWPLWMAMETVAVLHNNKALLNSDDPVKISRSTVRRILRRTRWLCYSDLLLKWSFGDIKKRAQLKNPPRFDLDALNQRLNRISLDSLGNETALSH is encoded by the coding sequence ATGCAGGATTGGGAATATTGCAGACAGATGTTGCCGAAGGTCAGCCGCACCTTCGCGCTCAATATCGCCGTTCTCAAGGATAACCTGTATCGCAGTATCCTGACCGCCTACCTGTTCTGCCGCATCGTCGATACCGTGGAAGACGCGGCGGAGCTCGACCCCAGAATCAAAATCCGCCTCCTGCAGGAGTTCTCGCACATCATCGAGGACCCGGATTACCGTGCCAGCAACCTGGCCCGGTGGGTGGAAGAGTGCCGCGCCGTGGACGGCTCGGAAAACGACCTCGACCTCCTGCTCAACACGCCGCGCGTGTTCAACGTGTTCGACTCGTTGCGCGTCAACCACCGCGAACAGATCATCCCTTCGGTTTCGCGCATGGCGCGGGGCATGGCCTACTTCCAGCAGAAGTTTTCGTACAACGAAATCACCCTGCTCGAAGACGAGCACGAGCTGGAGGAATACTGCTATTTCGTCGCCGGGCTGGTGGGAGAAATGCTGTGCAACCTGTTTTTCCAGGAAATCCCGCATCTGTCACCGAAGGCCAAAGAGACCATGCAACGCACCGCCGTCTCCTTCGGCCTCGGGTTGCAGATGACGAACATCTCGAAAGACATCATCGTCGACCGCGGCCGGGGCTGGTCGTACATTCCGCGTTCGTACATCACCGGTCAGGGCCTGACGGTGGAGGAGTTCAACGCCGGTACTTCCATCAACCGGAACCTCGAGGTCATGGAGCGGCTCCTGCACAAGACGCTGGGGCACCTGGAGGACGCACTCAGGTTCACCCTCGCCATTCCGCGAAGCGAGACGCGCATCCGCCTGTTCTGCATCTGGCCGTTGTGGATGGCCATGGAGACCGTGGCCGTTCTGCACAACAACAAGGCATTGCTGAACTCCGACGATCCGGTTAAAATTTCAAGATCTACAGTACGCCGCATCCTGCGCCGAACGCGTTGGCTGTGTTATTCCGACCTCCTGCTGAAGTGGTCATTCGGAGACATCAAAAAGCGGGCGCAGTTGAAGAACCCGCCCCGATTCGACCTCGATGCCCTGAACCAGCGACTGAACAGGATTTCCCTGGACTCCCTGGGCAACGAAACCGCACTCTCTCACTGA
- the ispH gene encoding 4-hydroxy-3-methylbut-2-enyl diphosphate reductase — protein MKVSLASALGTCFGVKDAINLAMEPQFKSDLTIVGQLVHNRQVNESLKRNGVDLVNGIDDLNKIKTKKVMITAHGAAEKMKEALVNAGHIVYDASCPLVMRVHKTVKSMVEQNYFPVVIGQEEHVEVKGIVGDLDDYIVINNEEDLEKLRAAPTKRFGIVSQTTQQMEKVENLVRKIREMDCVEDVAFVNTICQPTRDRQIAVRDLADQVDLMIVIGGYNSSNTKKLVQVCDEKNVEAHHIEAATQLDRSWFTNKNHVGITAGTSTPEYVINEVHTAILKIAQDMEEMPQAAH, from the coding sequence ATGAAAGTATCCCTCGCAAGTGCGCTCGGCACCTGTTTCGGCGTCAAGGACGCCATCAACCTGGCGATGGAACCACAGTTCAAATCCGACCTCACCATCGTGGGTCAGTTGGTCCACAACCGTCAGGTGAATGAATCGTTGAAACGCAACGGTGTCGATCTGGTCAACGGCATCGATGATTTGAATAAGATCAAAACCAAGAAAGTGATGATCACCGCCCACGGCGCCGCCGAGAAAATGAAAGAAGCGCTGGTGAATGCCGGACACATTGTTTACGACGCGAGTTGCCCATTGGTCATGCGCGTGCACAAGACCGTCAAAAGCATGGTCGAGCAGAACTACTTCCCCGTTGTCATCGGACAGGAAGAGCACGTGGAGGTGAAGGGCATCGTCGGCGATCTGGACGATTACATCGTCATCAACAACGAAGAGGATCTCGAAAAACTGCGCGCCGCGCCCACCAAGCGGTTCGGCATTGTCAGCCAGACCACCCAGCAGATGGAGAAGGTGGAAAACCTGGTGCGCAAAATCCGCGAGATGGACTGCGTGGAAGACGTTGCCTTCGTCAACACCATCTGCCAGCCGACGCGCGACCGCCAGATTGCGGTGCGGGACCTGGCCGACCAGGTGGACCTGATGATCGTCATTGGCGGCTACAACTCATCCAACACCAAGAAGCTGGTGCAGGTGTGCGACGAGAAAAACGTCGAAGCGCATCACATCGAAGCCGCAACCCAGCTGGACCGCAGTTGGTTCACCAACAAAAACCACGTGGGTATCACCGCCGGCACCAGCACCCCGGAATACGTGATCAACGAAGTCCACACCGCCATTCTGAAAATCGCACAGGATATGGAAGAAATGCCTCAGGCCGCACACTAG
- the sdhB gene encoding succinate dehydrogenase iron-sulfur subunit: MSDKKTVRLKIKRQDAPDSKSYWQEFEVPDRENANVISCLMDIQRHPVTADGRTVTPVVWECNCLEEVCGSCTMNINGHVRQSCTALVHQLEQPIVLEPMKKFPVVRDLAVDRSRMFENLKKVHAWITIDGSHDIGEGPVISEKQRNAAYALSECMTCGCCLEACPQFALDNDFMGASTFSQVRLFNMHPTGAMEKEERLEAVMGKGGIADCGNAQVCVEVCPKRIPLTESIAEIGRQTTWQLVKNLIFK, from the coding sequence ATGAGCGACAAGAAAACGGTTCGACTGAAAATCAAACGGCAGGACGCTCCGGATTCCAAATCCTACTGGCAGGAGTTCGAAGTGCCCGACCGCGAAAACGCCAACGTGATCTCCTGTCTGATGGACATCCAAAGACACCCCGTCACCGCCGACGGCCGGACGGTGACGCCGGTGGTCTGGGAGTGCAACTGCCTGGAGGAGGTGTGCGGCTCGTGCACCATGAACATCAACGGCCACGTGCGCCAGTCCTGCACGGCGCTGGTGCATCAATTGGAACAGCCCATCGTGCTGGAGCCGATGAAAAAGTTTCCCGTCGTGCGGGACCTGGCGGTGGACCGCTCCCGCATGTTCGAAAACCTGAAGAAAGTGCACGCGTGGATCACCATCGACGGCAGTCACGACATCGGCGAGGGCCCGGTGATTTCCGAAAAACAACGCAACGCCGCCTATGCGCTTTCCGAGTGCATGACCTGCGGCTGTTGCCTGGAGGCCTGCCCGCAGTTCGCGCTGGACAACGACTTCATGGGGGCCTCGACCTTCAGCCAGGTGCGGCTGTTCAACATGCACCCCACCGGCGCCATGGAGAAGGAAGAACGGTTGGAGGCGGTCATGGGCAAAGGCGGCATCGCCGACTGCGGCAATGCCCAGGTCTGCGTGGAAGTCTGCCCCAAACGCATCCCGCTGACCGAAAGCATCGCTGAAATCGGGCGTCAAACCACCTGGCAACTGGTCAAGAACCTTATTTTTAAGTGA
- the sdhA gene encoding succinate dehydrogenase flavoprotein subunit — translation MPKRQATFIVIGGGLAGLSLTMKLCENNAQVLLVSYQPVKRSHSVCAQGGINAAINSKGEGDSPDIHFYDTVKGGDFLAHQPLVRDMCFQAPAIIHLMDRMGVTFNRTPEGHLDFRRFGGTLYNRTAFSGSTTGQQLLYALDEQVRRYEADGRVKKLEWHEYLGAVIDEGGVCRGAVIHDLHTSEIFTLAGDGVVLATGGPTQVYGKSTGSTVCNGAAAMSAYLQGARYANGEFIQIHPTAIPGQDKLRLMSESARGEGGRIWVPRKAGDTRNPLDIPEAERYYFLEENHPLFGNLVPRDVASREIYDVCINQGLGVGGDQMVYLDLTHHTEEYLNERLGGILEIYEKFTGDDPHKVPMKIFPAVHYSMGGIWTDYEDDGHGMIDHRSPRNQMTNIRGLYAAGEADYQFHGANRLGANSLLSCIYTGLMMGPGMIQYSKNLDVPHEDVPSRIYEDARNQWQSRFEDIKRMNGKENPHLLQKELGDILMKNVLIVRENQKLEKALTLIHDIQTRFRDVKCLDTTHWSNPVPSFINQLHCMIHLAKIITIGALQRNEFRGAHYKPEFDLKQPDNFDPHEYVDYLEKSQYGEVEENEFQPGHMEYMKRFEANNKKWLKTTIAEYKDGEPAIHYEDVDTRLITPRPRKYE, via the coding sequence ATGCCAAAACGGCAGGCGACATTCATCGTCATCGGCGGGGGGCTCGCGGGATTGTCGCTCACCATGAAACTGTGTGAGAACAACGCCCAGGTCCTGCTGGTGTCGTACCAGCCGGTCAAGCGCTCGCACTCGGTGTGCGCGCAGGGCGGCATCAACGCCGCCATCAACTCCAAGGGCGAGGGCGACTCGCCGGACATCCATTTCTACGACACGGTCAAGGGCGGCGATTTCCTGGCGCACCAGCCGCTGGTGCGGGATATGTGCTTTCAGGCCCCAGCCATCATTCATCTGATGGACCGCATGGGCGTCACCTTCAACCGCACGCCGGAAGGACATCTCGATTTCCGCCGCTTCGGCGGCACCCTGTACAACCGCACCGCGTTTTCCGGTTCCACCACCGGCCAGCAACTCCTCTACGCATTGGACGAGCAGGTGCGGCGCTACGAAGCCGACGGACGGGTGAAAAAACTCGAATGGCACGAGTACCTGGGCGCGGTCATCGATGAAGGCGGCGTCTGCCGAGGCGCGGTGATCCACGACCTGCACACCTCGGAAATTTTCACGCTGGCGGGCGACGGCGTGGTGCTGGCCACCGGCGGCCCGACGCAGGTGTACGGCAAATCCACCGGCTCCACCGTGTGCAATGGCGCGGCGGCAATGTCCGCTTACCTCCAGGGCGCGCGCTACGCCAACGGCGAGTTCATCCAGATCCACCCCACCGCCATTCCCGGACAGGACAAACTGCGGCTGATGAGCGAGTCGGCGCGCGGCGAAGGCGGGCGCATCTGGGTGCCGCGCAAGGCCGGCGACACGCGCAACCCGCTCGACATCCCGGAGGCGGAACGCTATTACTTCCTCGAAGAGAACCATCCCCTGTTCGGCAACCTGGTGCCGCGCGACGTCGCCTCGCGCGAAATCTACGACGTCTGCATCAACCAGGGACTGGGTGTCGGCGGCGATCAGATGGTGTATCTCGACCTCACCCATCACACCGAGGAATATCTCAACGAGCGGCTGGGCGGCATCCTCGAAATTTACGAAAAGTTCACCGGCGACGATCCACACAAGGTGCCGATGAAAATCTTCCCCGCCGTGCACTACTCGATGGGCGGCATCTGGACGGATTACGAGGACGACGGCCACGGCATGATCGACCACCGCTCGCCGCGCAACCAGATGACCAACATCCGCGGCCTGTACGCGGCGGGCGAGGCAGATTACCAGTTCCACGGCGCCAACCGCCTGGGTGCGAACTCTCTCTTGAGTTGCATCTACACCGGATTGATGATGGGGCCGGGCATGATCCAGTACAGCAAAAACCTCGACGTGCCCCACGAGGACGTGCCGTCGCGGATATACGAGGACGCGCGCAATCAGTGGCAATCGCGCTTTGAAGACATCAAACGCATGAACGGCAAGGAAAACCCGCACCTCCTGCAGAAGGAACTGGGCGACATCCTGATGAAAAACGTGCTGATCGTGCGCGAAAACCAGAAACTGGAAAAGGCGCTGACCCTGATCCATGACATCCAGACCCGCTTCCGCGACGTCAAGTGCCTGGATACCACGCACTGGTCCAACCCCGTGCCGAGCTTCATCAATCAACTGCATTGCATGATTCACCTGGCGAAGATCATCACCATCGGCGCGCTCCAGCGCAACGAGTTCCGCGGAGCACACTACAAGCCGGAGTTCGACCTGAAACAGCCGGACAACTTCGATCCGCACGAATACGTCGATTACCTGGAAAAAAGCCAGTATGGCGAGGTGGAAGAAAATGAATTCCAGCCGGGGCACATGGAATACATGAAACGCTTCGAGGCGAACAACAAAAAGTGGCTGAAAACCACCATTGCGGAATACAAGGACGGGGAACCCGCAATCCATTACGAAGACGTGGACACCCGCCTCATCACCCCCCGTCCGCGCAAATACGAGTGA